A genomic window from Bicyclus anynana chromosome 11, ilBicAnyn1.1, whole genome shotgun sequence includes:
- the LOC112053376 gene encoding apyrase yields the protein MYDYYELEDRKMQGSLRDWRKALRTPATYRVGNTVRIQPQFLFLLVVTGVCLAIFFYYNWCTTNTDTKYRWIVPTRQYNTTFPLSKPFRAGDVISYRIAIVADLDTKSKSDKPHTFISYLKKGFLSYDIVKQYATVLWDTRPTTVLSSTYSHKGRGMELSELIVFDGRLLTFDDRSGMIFEIINNKVVPWVVLSDGNGHNEKGFKIEWATVKDKVLYVGSMGKEWTTASGTFENHDPMWIKAINMHGEVQHLGWVREYKSIRNSIGIDWPGYMIHESGVWSHIKQKWHFLPRRCSHEAYNETKDEVMGCNYLITADNSFSDIHAIEITKHQPKFGFSSFKFIPDTNDEAIVALKTTEFEGQTATYLSAFRTDGKVLLEDTFIENLKYEGIEFI from the exons ATGTATGACTATTACGAATTAGAAGATCGTAAAATGCAAGGTAGCCTCCGAGATTGGCGTAAAGCGCTGCGCACACCGGCCACGTACAGAGTGGGTAACACAGTGAGAATACAACCTCAATTTCTATTCCTCTTGGTGGTAACTGGTGTATGCCTTGCGATATTCTTCTATTACAACTGGTGCACTACGAACACTGACACAAAGTACAGATGGATCGTCCCCACGCGGCAATACAACACGACGTTTCCTCTATCAAAACCATTTCGTGCTGGTGATGTGATATCATATAGAATAGCGATCGTGGCTGACTTAGACACGAAGTCGAAGAGTGACAAGCCACATACAtttataagttatttgaaaaaagGTTTCTTAAGTTATGATATAGTGAAGCAGTATGCGACTGTACTGTGGGACACGAGGCCTACAACAGTTTTGTCCTCAACATATTCGCACAAAGGCAGAGGGATGGAGTTGTCGGAGCTAATTGTGTTTGATGGTCGACTCCTTACATTTGATGACCGCTCAGGCATG atttttgaaataataaacaacaaagTTGTGCCCTGGGTGGTACTGTCAGATGGGAACGGCCACAATGAGAAGGGTTTCAAGATTGAGTGGGCAACGGTTAAAGACAAAGTCTTGTACGTCGGATCAATGGGTAAAGAGTGGACTACAGCCAgtggaacttttgaaaatcacGATCCAATGTGGATAAAAGCTATCAACATGCATGGAGAG GTGCAGCACTTAGGTTGGGTACGAGAATACAAATCTATAAGAAACTCTATTGGCATAGACTGGCCGGGCTACATGATCCATGAGTCTGGTGTATGGTCTCATATAAAACAGAAGTGGCACTTCTTGCCTCGAAGATGCAGCCATGAAGCGTATAATGAAACGAAAGATGAAGTGATGGGATGCAATTATCTGATCACAGCTGATAACAGTTTTAGCGACATTCACGCTATTGAG aTTACCAAACACCAACCAAAGTTTGGCTTCTCTTCATTCAAATTCATACCAGACACAAACGATGAGGCGATAGTGGCTTTGAAAACCACAGAGTTTGAAGGCCAAACTGCAACATACCTTTCTGCATTTAGAACTGACGGCAAAGTATTACTTGAAGATACGTTTATAGAAAACCTAAAATATGAGGGAATTGAATTTATATGA